A portion of the Lolium rigidum isolate FL_2022 chromosome 1, APGP_CSIRO_Lrig_0.1, whole genome shotgun sequence genome contains these proteins:
- the LOC124667625 gene encoding probable polygalacturonase — protein sequence MLYVPAGKWLTAPFNLTSHFTLFLHADAVILASQDITQWPVIDPLPSYGRGRDHAGGRYTSLIAGANLTDVVITGNNGTIDGQGATWWSKYKSGKLKYTRGYLIELMHSDTIFISNVTLLNSPAWNIHPVYSRNIVIQGVTILAPTKSPNTDGINPDSCSQVRIEDCYVVSGDDCVAIKSGWDEYGIAVGMPSEHIVVRRLTCVSPTSAVIALGSEMSGGISDVRAEDITAVGTESAVRIKTAVGRGAYVRDVYARRMTLIGMKRVFWMTGDYKSHPDDKYDPTAVPVVENISYQDVVATGVWKEAARMEGIQGAPFKGICMANVTAEMTKARKVSWNCADVEGVSADVTPAPCAPLQGAHGGACPFPTDTLAIDEVTVQRCSYTLPRAPAAAVPGTN from the exons atgcTGTACGTGCCCGCGGGCAAGTGGCTGACGGCGCCATTCAACCTCACCAGCCACTTCACGCTCTTCCTCcacgccgacgccgtcatcctcGCCTCCCAG GACATCACCCAGTGGCCGGTCATCGATCCTCTGCCATCCTACGGCAGGGGCAGGGACCACGCCGGCGGGCGGTACACGAGCCTCATCGCCGGCGCGAACCTCACGGACGTGGTGATCACCGGCAACAACGGCACGATCGACGGGCAGGGCGCGACGTGGTGGTCCAAGTACAAGTCCGGCAAGCTCAAGTACACGCGGGGTTACCTGATCGAGCTGATGCACTCGGACACCATCTTCATCTCCAACGTGACCCTGCTCAACTCGCCGGCGTGGAACATCCACCCGGTGTACAGCCGCAACATCGTGATCCAGGGCGTGACCATCCTGGCGCCGACCAAGTCGCCCAACACGGACGGCATCAACCCGGACTCGTGCTCGCAGGTCCGGATCGAGGActgctacgtggtctccggcgacGACTGCGTGGCCATCAAGAGCGGGTGGGACGAGTACGGCATCGCCGTGGGGATGCCGAGCGAGCACATCGTGGTGCGGCGGCTGACGTGCGTGTCGCCCACGAGCGCGGTGATCGCGCTCGGCAGCGAGATGTCCGGCGGGATCAGCGACGTGCGGGCGGAGGACATCACGGCGGTGGGCACGGAGTCGGCGGTGCGGATCAAGACGGCGGTGGGGCGCGGCGCGTACGTGCGGGACGTGTACGCGCGGCGGATGACGCTGATCGGGATGAAGCGGGTGTTCTGGATGACCGGGGACTACAAGTCGCACCCCGACGACAAGTACGACCCGacggcggtgccggtggtggaGAACATCAGCTACCAGGACGTGGTGGCGACGGGGGTGTGGAAGGAGGCGGCGAGGATGGAGGGCATCCAGGGCGCGCCCTTCAAGGGGATCTGCATGGCCAACGTCACCGCCGAGATGACCAAGGCCAGGAAGGTGTCGTGGAACTGCGCCGACGTGGAGGGCGTGTCGGCGGATGTCACGCCGGCGCCGTGCGCGCCGCTGCAGGGCGCGCACGGCGGCGCCTGCCCGTTCCCGACCGACACGCTCGCCATTGACGAGGTCACGGTTCAGCGGTGCTCCTACACCCTCCCTCGTGCACCCGCTGCTGCAGTCCCAGGGACAAACTAG